The following are encoded together in the Capsulimonas corticalis genome:
- the csrA gene encoding carbon storage regulator CsrA, with protein MLVLTRRLNQSIKIGDDVEITVIEVRGDQVRLGVSAPRDVAVHRKEVYLQIQQENRAAASVEDPSALDEIGDAFANTAKTQ; from the coding sequence ATGCTCGTACTCACACGAAGACTCAATCAAAGCATCAAGATCGGCGATGACGTGGAGATCACGGTCATCGAAGTTCGCGGGGATCAGGTTCGCCTCGGCGTCTCCGCCCCGCGCGACGTCGCGGTTCACCGCAAAGAGGTTTATCTGCAAATTCAGCAGGAAAACCGCGCGGCGGCGTCTGTCGAGGATCCGTCCGCTCTGGACGAGATCGGCGACGCCTTCGCGAACACCGCCAAAACCCAATAA
- the flgN gene encoding flagellar export chaperone FlgN, with amino-acid sequence MPDTKKILKVLRDEQTLQTRHCRLLETQQRALLACDRKRFHDTQTEHALLLAQLEVQAEARQAALLGDDGKPCLLSAIVEDLPERSRRPILNVRDTLRLTLERIQELSRQNERLINNELEYIAFTLDLFVEAGRKADILYGGRSLNGCRLLLDRLA; translated from the coding sequence ATGCCGGACACAAAGAAGATTTTGAAAGTGCTTCGCGACGAGCAGACGCTGCAAACGCGACATTGCAGGCTGCTGGAGACGCAGCAGCGCGCGCTTCTCGCCTGCGACCGGAAGCGGTTCCACGATACACAGACCGAGCACGCGCTGCTTCTGGCCCAGCTGGAGGTTCAAGCGGAGGCGCGGCAAGCCGCGCTGCTGGGAGACGATGGAAAGCCGTGTTTGCTGTCCGCGATTGTCGAAGACCTTCCCGAGCGCAGCCGCCGACCGATCCTGAATGTGCGCGACACGCTGCGATTGACGCTGGAGCGCATCCAGGAACTGAGCCGACAGAACGAGCGGCTGATCAACAACGAACTTGAGTATATTGCGTTTACGCTGGACCTCTTTGTGGAGGCGGGACGCAAAGCAGATATCCTGTATGGCGGACGGAGCCTCAATGGCTGCCGACTGCTGCTGGACCGACTCGCCTAG
- a CDS encoding rod-binding protein, with translation METPALSLPANLPLNMTGASHAQKPADLKKACQQFEGYFLNLMFKEMRKSIPKSTVLKDDAGQEQTFQEMMDQKVSDVMSERGDFGLAKMMYVQLTRADIVNADGTPVPAPGVDASEETAADAGKSSQKPNAPASKTRQWK, from the coding sequence ATGGAAACCCCGGCTCTGAGCCTTCCGGCTAATCTGCCGCTCAATATGACGGGCGCTTCGCACGCGCAGAAGCCCGCCGACCTGAAGAAAGCCTGCCAGCAGTTTGAAGGCTACTTTCTGAATCTCATGTTCAAGGAGATGCGCAAATCGATCCCCAAGAGCACGGTGCTCAAGGACGACGCGGGCCAGGAGCAGACGTTCCAGGAGATGATGGACCAGAAGGTGTCCGATGTGATGTCGGAGCGCGGAGACTTTGGACTGGCGAAGATGATGTACGTCCAGCTAACCCGCGCCGACATCGTGAACGCCGACGGGACCCCCGTGCCGGCGCCCGGCGTAGATGCTTCGGAAGAAACGGCCGCGGACGCCGGAAAATCCTCTCAAAAGCCTAATGCCCCGGCGTCGAAAACCCGACAATGGAAGTAA
- a CDS encoding flagellar basal body L-ring protein FlgH, whose protein sequence is MNRAIILAAILSLSAVQMASADSLYPGSSTFKATGTTSASLFADIKAHGVGDTLTIIVTETASTSSVANTKNSKNENFSYGPGIGPLLSRIPALGLSGSIGSTASGSTDRNDNLTARIAVTVKEILPNGNMLVEGKRKVGMNAETQEITLTGVIRPLDIGSDNTIPSPLVADAQIKYGGKGPVGDKQHDGIISRIFKFLF, encoded by the coding sequence ATGAATCGCGCCATTATTCTCGCCGCCATCCTGTCCCTGTCCGCCGTCCAAATGGCTTCCGCCGACTCCCTTTATCCCGGCAGCAGCACGTTTAAGGCCACGGGAACGACGTCCGCCTCGCTGTTCGCCGATATCAAAGCCCATGGGGTCGGCGATACGCTCACCATCATCGTCACCGAAACGGCGTCCACATCCTCCGTCGCCAATACGAAGAACTCCAAAAACGAGAACTTCAGCTACGGCCCCGGCATCGGACCGCTCCTTTCGCGAATCCCGGCGCTCGGCCTGAGCGGCTCCATCGGCAGCACGGCCTCCGGCAGCACCGACCGCAACGACAACCTCACGGCCCGCATTGCGGTCACCGTCAAAGAGATCCTGCCCAACGGCAACATGCTCGTCGAAGGCAAGCGCAAAGTCGGCATGAACGCAGAGACCCAGGAGATCACCCTTACCGGCGTCATTCGCCCGCTCGACATCGGCTCCGACAACACCATCCCATCGCCTCTGGTCGCCGACGCGCAGATCAAATACGGCGGCAAGGGCCCGGTTGGCGACAAGCAGCACGACGGCATCATCTCACGCATCTTCAAGTTCTTGTTCTAA
- a CDS encoding flagellar basal body P-ring protein FlgI codes for MKKTLTLLALLALTAGGSAVHAQARLKDIGVVQGVRSNQLVGYGLVIGLDGTGDGTGTTFTPQSVASMLAKFGVNSPAAAMKLKNVAAVMVTAALPAFVKNGSQIDVTVSSLGDAKSLQGGTLLQTPLQAADGKVYAVAQGSVSVGGFLGGGGAGGSVTKNHVTAGRIPAGAMVEQEVPTTFSGTESHSVSVTLNQPDFTTAVRAAKAIQRNLPLGATGARAMDAATIQVDFSPGADTVNMIAELEDTPVDTDEVAKIVVNERTGTVVMGGNATITPCAIAHGNLTISVTNDPIISQPAPFSNGKTVVQPRKIVQTKEGDARLMKVMGGTTLDKVVKSLNALGVTPRDLISILQAMKEAGALHAEIEVL; via the coding sequence ATGAAAAAAACATTGACACTCCTCGCATTGCTCGCGCTGACCGCGGGCGGATCCGCCGTTCATGCGCAGGCTCGCCTGAAGGACATTGGAGTCGTTCAGGGCGTCCGCTCGAATCAACTCGTCGGTTACGGTCTTGTCATCGGCCTGGACGGAACGGGCGATGGAACCGGAACGACGTTTACGCCGCAGTCGGTCGCTTCCATGCTGGCGAAGTTCGGGGTGAACTCGCCGGCGGCGGCGATGAAGCTGAAGAATGTGGCCGCCGTCATGGTCACCGCCGCGCTGCCGGCGTTTGTGAAGAACGGCAGCCAGATCGATGTTACCGTCAGCAGTCTGGGCGACGCGAAGTCGCTTCAGGGCGGCACGCTGCTCCAGACGCCGCTTCAAGCGGCGGACGGCAAGGTCTACGCCGTGGCGCAGGGCTCCGTGTCGGTCGGCGGATTTTTGGGCGGCGGAGGCGCGGGCGGATCAGTCACGAAGAACCACGTTACGGCTGGACGTATTCCCGCCGGCGCCATGGTCGAGCAGGAAGTGCCGACGACATTCTCCGGGACCGAATCGCATTCGGTGTCCGTCACGCTCAACCAGCCCGACTTTACCACGGCGGTGCGCGCTGCGAAAGCGATCCAGCGTAACCTGCCGCTGGGCGCCACGGGAGCGCGCGCTATGGACGCCGCGACCATTCAAGTCGATTTCTCGCCGGGCGCCGATACGGTCAATATGATCGCCGAGCTCGAAGATACGCCGGTGGATACCGACGAAGTCGCGAAGATCGTCGTGAACGAACGGACGGGAACGGTGGTCATGGGCGGAAACGCGACGATCACGCCGTGCGCCATCGCCCACGGCAATCTGACGATCTCGGTGACAAACGACCCGATCATCTCTCAGCCCGCGCCGTTCAGTAACGGCAAGACCGTGGTGCAGCCGCGCAAGATCGTCCAGACCAAAGAAGGCGACGCCCGGCTGATGAAAGTGATGGGCGGAACGACGCTCGACAAGGTCGTCAAATCCCTGAACGCGCTCGGCGTCACGCCCCGCGATCTCATCTCCATATTGCAGGCCATGAAGGAAGCCGGCGCGCTGCACGCCGAGATTGAGGTGCTTTAA
- a CDS encoding flagella basal body P-ring formation protein FlgA, with translation MKRFFIGGFGVLAAASALSGPLFGATLAHPGSTARKIAALQSTVAHVSLRPSAAVPADADGFFTLGSIADITGGDAAARARLGAVIVGRAPLADSVRQLTPDDVALKLRQAGLNPSRDAVIEGAPKISVTLASASAATPVPSSASSHLATHSASGSSAAPAAPASPAAAPVLKRGDDVSIVLEEDGLSITTSGVARDPGAVGDTIRVHRTGSATDLTAVVLDERTVQLEL, from the coding sequence CGCGCTCTCCGGACCCTTATTCGGGGCCACTCTCGCTCATCCGGGAAGTACGGCCAGGAAGATCGCGGCGCTGCAATCCACCGTGGCGCATGTCTCGCTGCGGCCCAGCGCCGCCGTACCGGCCGACGCCGACGGGTTCTTCACGCTGGGCTCGATCGCCGACATCACCGGCGGCGACGCCGCCGCGCGCGCCCGGCTCGGCGCCGTGATCGTCGGCCGCGCGCCGCTCGCCGACAGCGTGCGGCAATTGACGCCCGACGATGTCGCGCTCAAGCTTCGCCAAGCCGGTCTGAATCCCAGCCGTGACGCCGTGATCGAAGGGGCGCCTAAGATCTCCGTCACCCTGGCCTCCGCTTCGGCCGCCACTCCCGTTCCATCTTCCGCCTCTTCCCATCTCGCAACTCACTCCGCGTCGGGATCGTCCGCCGCGCCCGCAGCGCCGGCAAGTCCCGCCGCCGCGCCGGTGTTGAAGCGTGGAGACGATGTGTCCATCGTTCTTGAGGAAGACGGCCTTTCGATTACCACCAGCGGCGTCGCTCGCGACCCCGGCGCGGTCGGCGACACGATCCGTGTCCACCGCACCGGCAGCGCCACCGACCTCACCGCCGTCGTTCTCGACGAGCGCACCGTGCAATTGGAGCTTTAA
- the flgK gene encoding flagellar hook-associated protein FlgK: MPGTFFGLEIGARGLAAAQIGQDVTGHNIANAGTTGYSVQTANLQTTDPYSPPPVSGGGHVGMIGTGVIAQSITRASDEFLNVQVRDNTSQQTMQQSQYDTLHQVEGAFGEPSDTGIDNSVNSFFQSFTNLESNPEDSGVRATILQKASAMTQVIQQTQASLTVINDQIANKQTADLTGLNSYGTQIAALNVTIRQATSQHLDANDLLDQRDVLIDKVSKLANINVVNRTDGTVNVTIGSTSLVNGVDAYTVSMTGTNGLTARGDLTGGELAGLNNSQNLVTGYQANLDTLASTMITAVNTVHQSGAGLDGTTNMPFFTGTDASTIAVNTTLIANPQKLAAAALPTPPATTPPPGDSQNATLLAGIQNQALIAGKTVSGFYEERIADLGARTDAAKTAAASSASSLSQLSQQKASVTGVSTDSEMINMLKFQRGYEAAAKVVKTMDDMVGTLITDLTAAR; the protein is encoded by the coding sequence ATGCCAGGAACATTTTTCGGACTGGAGATCGGCGCGCGCGGCCTTGCTGCGGCGCAGATCGGCCAGGACGTTACCGGACATAATATCGCGAACGCCGGCACGACGGGATACTCCGTACAGACGGCCAACCTTCAGACAACGGACCCATACTCTCCTCCCCCCGTCTCCGGCGGCGGTCATGTGGGCATGATCGGAACCGGCGTCATCGCTCAGAGCATCACTCGGGCCAGCGACGAGTTTCTGAACGTGCAGGTCCGCGACAATACGTCGCAGCAGACCATGCAGCAGTCGCAGTACGACACGCTGCATCAGGTGGAGGGAGCCTTTGGAGAGCCGTCGGACACCGGCATCGACAACTCCGTGAACAGCTTCTTTCAGAGCTTCACCAACCTGGAAAGCAACCCTGAGGACAGCGGCGTCCGCGCCACGATCCTGCAAAAAGCCAGCGCGATGACACAGGTCATTCAGCAGACGCAGGCGTCTCTCACCGTCATCAACGACCAGATCGCCAACAAGCAGACGGCGGACCTCACCGGCCTGAACAGCTATGGGACCCAGATCGCCGCGCTGAACGTGACGATCCGGCAGGCCACCTCGCAGCATCTGGACGCCAACGACCTTCTGGATCAGCGCGATGTCCTGATCGACAAGGTCTCGAAGCTGGCGAACATCAATGTCGTCAACCGCACCGACGGCACCGTGAACGTCACGATCGGCTCCACCAGCCTGGTCAACGGCGTCGACGCTTATACGGTCAGCATGACGGGAACGAACGGCCTGACGGCGCGCGGCGACTTGACCGGCGGCGAGCTGGCCGGCCTCAACAATTCCCAGAACCTGGTGACCGGATATCAGGCCAATCTGGACACGCTGGCTTCGACGATGATCACGGCCGTGAATACGGTCCATCAGAGCGGCGCCGGTCTGGACGGAACGACCAATATGCCGTTCTTCACCGGTACGGACGCTTCGACCATCGCCGTCAACACGACGCTGATCGCCAACCCGCAGAAGCTCGCGGCGGCCGCGCTGCCGACGCCTCCCGCCACCACGCCTCCTCCGGGAGACAGCCAGAACGCGACCTTGCTCGCCGGTATCCAGAACCAGGCGCTGATCGCCGGCAAGACCGTCAGCGGCTTCTATGAGGAGCGGATCGCGGACCTGGGCGCTCGGACCGACGCCGCCAAAACGGCGGCGGCCAGCTCCGCCTCCAGCTTGTCGCAGCTGAGCCAGCAGAAGGCGTCCGTGACGGGTGTCTCCACGGACAGTGAAATGATCAATATGCTGAAGTTTCAGCGCGGATACGAGGCGGCCGCCAAAGTTGTCAAAACCATGGACGATATGGTGGGCACGCTGATTACCGACCTGACGGCCGCCCGTTAA
- the fliW gene encoding flagellar assembly protein FliW, with the protein MQIETARFGQVDVDENSIITFPDGLPGFEEKRRFAFVSHPSAKQDKSSPFLWLQSLEDEKLAFLTAEPRHFFPGYAPRIASGDLDALEIGEEPLGPRLYTLLTVPAGDPKGITANLLAPIAINPVAHVARQVIVAGDDYGLRHRLLPATEAVAAA; encoded by the coding sequence ATGCAGATCGAAACGGCGCGATTCGGACAGGTGGATGTCGACGAGAACAGCATTATTACGTTTCCAGACGGACTGCCCGGATTTGAAGAGAAGCGGCGCTTTGCGTTCGTCTCCCATCCTTCGGCGAAGCAAGATAAATCCAGCCCCTTTCTGTGGCTGCAATCGTTAGAAGATGAGAAGCTGGCGTTTTTGACCGCGGAGCCGCGCCACTTCTTCCCAGGCTACGCGCCGCGCATCGCCAGCGGCGATCTGGACGCCCTGGAGATCGGCGAAGAGCCGCTCGGACCGCGTCTTTATACGCTGCTGACGGTTCCCGCCGGCGATCCCAAGGGGATCACGGCCAATCTGCTCGCGCCGATCGCGATCAATCCCGTCGCGCATGTCGCGCGCCAGGTGATCGTCGCCGGCGACGATTATGGCCTTCGGCACCGCCTTTTGCCGGCAACGGAGGCTGTCGCCGCCGCATAA
- the flgL gene encoding flagellar hook-associated protein FlgL — protein MRVTSSLIAATLAANVETSLSNLNAVSTEISTGKKLNNPSDDPAGAAYSMSLRASLVDNTQYQTNAAQAKTFLNATDSALSDVSNAILSARQIASAGANSTQTPDSLAALSAQVDGIISSVIQSANSDVHGKYLFSGTETKTAPYIDDATAHSTGPVYQGNTGSVTATVGKNNNISISTPGSAVFSGLFATLNDLKANLASGDINAMSADLGKLDTNLSTVSSVRANVGAQVNTMTSVTQNLTRAETSYKDAIANVEEVDLAQAYVQLQSAQNVYQASLVAVSKGYQHSLSDYL, from the coding sequence ATGCGAGTGACGAGTAGCTTAATCGCAGCCACGCTGGCGGCCAATGTCGAAACCAGTCTGAGCAATTTGAACGCGGTCTCCACCGAGATCTCCACCGGTAAGAAGCTGAACAACCCATCGGACGACCCGGCGGGCGCGGCGTACTCCATGTCGCTGCGCGCGTCCCTGGTGGACAACACGCAGTACCAGACAAACGCCGCTCAGGCGAAGACGTTCCTGAACGCGACGGACAGCGCTCTTTCGGACGTCTCGAACGCCATCCTGTCGGCGCGGCAGATCGCCAGCGCCGGCGCCAACTCGACCCAGACCCCGGACAGCCTGGCCGCGCTTTCGGCGCAGGTCGATGGGATCATCTCGTCGGTAATCCAGTCGGCGAACTCGGATGTCCACGGCAAATATCTGTTCAGCGGCACCGAAACCAAGACGGCCCCTTATATCGACGACGCGACGGCGCACTCCACCGGCCCTGTTTATCAGGGAAACACCGGGAGCGTGACCGCGACGGTTGGCAAGAACAATAATATCAGCATCAGCACGCCGGGCAGCGCCGTCTTCAGCGGCCTCTTTGCGACCCTGAACGACCTGAAAGCGAACCTCGCTTCGGGAGACATCAATGCGATGTCGGCCGACCTTGGCAAGCTGGACACCAACCTGAGCACGGTCAGCTCCGTGCGAGCGAATGTCGGCGCGCAGGTCAATACCATGACCAGCGTGACGCAGAACCTCACGCGGGCGGAGACTTCCTATAAGGACGCCATCGCCAATGTCGAGGAAGTCGATCTGGCTCAGGCGTACGTGCAGCTGCAAAGCGCGCAGAACGTCTACCAGGCGTCGCTCGTCGCGGTCTCCAAGGGTTACCAGCACAGCCTTTCGGATTATCTCTAA
- the mdh gene encoding malate dehydrogenase, which translates to MAAGRKKVSVIGAGNVGATVAFHVAQQGYADVTLLDLPDDLTLERPRKTGSMAQGKALDLNQVSPIVGYDGRLSGTSDYADTAGSDVVVITSGRPRSPGMSREDLLAVNADIVASVASQAVAQSPDAVYIVVSNPLDAMCHVALKATGLPSERVIGQAGVLDSTRYRNYIAAALKISVEDIQAYVLGGHGDQMVPVRSLTTVGGIPIQKWVETGKITEEQLQKIEDDTRQGGGILTNLIGTSAWYAPGVATAEMVEAVLLDRKRILAVTVLLSGEYGVSDLYFGAPTKLGAAGAEEIYDLSKLVTLTDVELAGIKESAGKVQGTVDSLKELGKL; encoded by the coding sequence ATGGCGGCTGGACGTAAGAAAGTATCCGTGATCGGAGCGGGAAATGTGGGCGCAACGGTGGCGTTCCATGTGGCGCAGCAAGGCTACGCGGACGTAACGCTGCTGGACCTGCCGGACGATCTGACGCTGGAGCGTCCTCGTAAAACCGGTTCCATGGCGCAGGGCAAGGCGCTCGACCTCAACCAGGTTTCGCCGATCGTCGGCTATGACGGCCGCCTTTCCGGCACATCCGACTACGCCGACACCGCCGGCAGCGATGTCGTGGTGATCACCTCGGGCCGGCCGCGCTCGCCGGGTATGTCCCGCGAGGATCTGCTCGCCGTCAACGCCGACATCGTCGCGAGCGTCGCTTCTCAGGCCGTCGCGCAGTCGCCTGACGCCGTTTATATTGTCGTCTCGAACCCGCTCGACGCCATGTGCCACGTCGCCCTGAAGGCGACCGGCCTTCCGTCCGAGCGCGTCATCGGCCAGGCCGGCGTACTGGACAGCACACGCTACCGCAACTACATCGCGGCCGCGCTCAAGATCTCGGTGGAAGACATCCAGGCGTATGTCCTGGGCGGACACGGCGACCAGATGGTCCCGGTGCGCAGCCTGACCACCGTCGGCGGCATCCCGATCCAGAAGTGGGTGGAGACCGGCAAGATCACGGAAGAGCAGCTTCAGAAGATCGAGGACGACACCCGCCAGGGCGGCGGCATTCTGACGAACCTCATCGGCACCAGCGCGTGGTACGCGCCGGGCGTCGCGACCGCCGAGATGGTTGAGGCCGTCCTGCTGGACCGCAAACGCATCCTCGCCGTCACCGTTCTGCTGAGCGGCGAATACGGCGTCTCCGATCTGTACTTCGGCGCTCCCACGAAACTGGGCGCGGCCGGCGCGGAGGAGATCTACGACCTCAGCAAGCTAGTCACGCTGACGGATGTCGAGCTGGCGGGCATTAAAGAATCGGCCGGCAAGGTGCAGGGCACCGTCGATTCGCTCAAG